In one window of Tenacibaculum mesophilum DNA:
- a CDS encoding insulinase family protein, giving the protein MKKIIIAALAVVSMSFAVNAQIDRSVQPKPGPAPKIKLGKAEKFKLNNGLQVIMVENHKLPRVSASLTIDNPIYLEGDKTGVSQVMGDMLGNGTTNMPKDEFNERVDYLGANVSFRSNGASVRSLTKYFGEVLGLMADGVKNPKFTQEEFDKVIERTLEGIKSNEKSVEAVARRVEDALVYGKNHPYGEFITKESIKNITLQDAKNNYNTYYKPNNAYLVIVGDINPTETKKLVKNLFSDWKKGTIPTTSYNVPTNVETTEINFINMPNAVQSQVAVINTVDLTLGDKDYYAALLANNILGGGGTARLFMNLREDKGYTYGSYSNLSQDKNKNAGVFKASAAVRNIVTDSAVVEIQKEINKIRYQKVTPEELKNSKAEYIGSFVRNVQKPSVAANFALNIARYNLPNNFYEKYLENINSVTLDDVQNAAIKHFRGDKARIIITGKGIDVLKNLEKTSEYKINYFDAYANPTKKPEMSLPIPEGTTSSSVINNYFKAIGGLDKVGNVNSLMISSEAKVQGMQLSLVQKSATPNKSSVVVSMMGNVMQKVIFDGTKGYQEVQGQKKEMTGEDLEEVKNTAAPFADKAYKTGTLDRIEPIDGNNAYVIKHGKKEIFYDVKSGLKVKEVKTAKGPQGEMKVPVVFSDYKEVNGIKFPHKMIQKNGPMTFEFITKEIKINEGVSDADFK; this is encoded by the coding sequence ATGAAAAAAATAATAATAGCAGCATTAGCAGTTGTAAGCATGTCTTTTGCTGTAAATGCTCAAATAGATAGAAGTGTACAACCAAAGCCAGGGCCAGCTCCTAAAATTAAGTTAGGGAAAGCCGAAAAGTTCAAATTAAACAATGGTTTACAAGTAATTATGGTTGAAAACCATAAATTACCAAGGGTTTCTGCTTCATTAACAATTGATAACCCTATTTATTTAGAAGGTGATAAAACAGGTGTTTCTCAGGTTATGGGAGACATGCTAGGTAACGGCACAACAAATATGCCTAAAGATGAGTTTAATGAAAGGGTTGATTACCTTGGAGCAAATGTTTCTTTTAGAAGCAATGGAGCCTCAGTAAGATCATTAACAAAGTATTTTGGAGAGGTTTTAGGTTTAATGGCTGACGGGGTTAAAAACCCTAAATTTACACAAGAAGAGTTTGATAAAGTAATTGAACGTACTTTAGAAGGAATTAAATCTAACGAAAAAAGTGTAGAAGCTGTTGCTAGAAGGGTTGAAGATGCTTTAGTATATGGTAAAAATCATCCGTATGGCGAGTTCATAACTAAAGAAAGTATTAAAAATATTACACTACAAGATGCAAAAAACAATTATAACACCTACTACAAGCCAAATAACGCATACCTTGTAATAGTTGGAGATATTAACCCTACTGAGACTAAAAAATTAGTTAAGAATTTATTCAGCGATTGGAAAAAAGGAACCATACCTACCACTAGCTACAATGTACCTACCAATGTTGAAACTACTGAAATTAATTTTATAAACATGCCAAATGCAGTACAATCTCAAGTAGCTGTGATTAACACAGTTGATTTAACATTAGGTGATAAAGATTATTACGCAGCTCTATTAGCAAATAATATTTTAGGAGGCGGTGGTACTGCACGTTTATTCATGAACTTGCGTGAAGATAAAGGCTACACATACGGGTCTTATTCGAATCTTTCACAAGATAAAAATAAAAATGCTGGTGTTTTTAAAGCAAGTGCAGCTGTAAGAAATATAGTTACAGATAGTGCTGTTGTAGAAATTCAAAAAGAAATTAATAAAATTCGTTATCAAAAAGTAACACCTGAAGAATTAAAAAATTCAAAAGCTGAATATATAGGTAGTTTTGTACGTAATGTTCAAAAACCATCTGTAGCAGCGAATTTTGCATTAAATATTGCTCGTTATAATTTGCCAAACAATTTTTATGAAAAATATTTAGAAAATATCAACTCTGTTACTTTAGACGATGTACAAAACGCAGCAATTAAACATTTCAGAGGAGATAAAGCTCGTATAATTATTACAGGTAAAGGAATTGATGTTTTAAAGAACTTAGAAAAAACATCAGAATATAAAATAAATTATTTTGATGCGTATGCTAACCCTACTAAAAAACCTGAAATGAGCTTACCTATTCCTGAAGGAACTACATCAAGTTCAGTTATTAACAATTACTTTAAGGCTATTGGAGGATTAGATAAAGTAGGAAACGTGAATTCTTTAATGATTTCTTCTGAAGCAAAAGTTCAAGGAATGCAATTAAGTTTAGTCCAAAAAAGCGCTACACCTAATAAATCTTCTGTAGTCGTTTCTATGATGGGCAACGTAATGCAAAAAGTAATTTTTGACGGAACTAAAGGATATCAAGAAGTTCAAGGTCAGAAAAAAGAAATGACAGGTGAAGATTTAGAAGAAGTTAAAAACACTGCTGCTCCTTTTGCTGACAAAGCTTATAAAACAGGCACTTTGGACAGAATTGAGCCTATAGACGGAAACAATGCTTATGTGATTAAACATGGTAAAAAAGAAATCTTTTATGATGTAAAATCTGGGTTAAAGGTTAAAGAGGTTAAAACCGCTAAAGGACCACAAGGAGAAATGAAAGTACCTGTTGTTTTTTCAGATTACAAAGAAGTAAATGGAATTAAATTCCCTCATAAAATGATTCAAAAGAATGGACCAATGACTTTTGAGTTCATCACGAAAGAAATTAAAATTAATGAAGGGGTTTCTGACGCTGATTTTAAATAA
- a CDS encoding M16 family metallopeptidase, with protein MRKRVITLASAFIAFHFTYAQKVDFEEYDLSNGMHVILHQDNTAPVVTTSVMYHVGAKDEQPNRTGMAHFFEHLLFEGTKNIKKGEWFKIVSSNGGTNNANTTDDRTYYYEVFPSNNLELGLWMESERLLHPIIGQEGVDTQNEVVKEEKRLRVDNQPYSRFLENVKKNMFKKHPYKGTTIGKMEHLDAATLEEFLAFNKKYYVPNNATLVVAGDFELKEAKRLIKDYFEPIPRGKDIVRNFPKEDPITKEFFAKAYDPNIQIPAIMAAYRTPSMKTRDARVLDMISTYLSGGKSSVLYKKLVDTKKMALQAGAINLSQEDYGTYILFALPLGNNSLQSLVKEIDEEVVKLQTNLISEKDYQKLQNKFENNFVNANSSVEGIANSLARYNVLYGDTNLINTEIDIYRSITREEIRDVAKKYLNTNQRLVMEYLPESKK; from the coding sequence ATGAGAAAAAGAGTTATCACTCTAGCTTCAGCTTTTATAGCATTTCATTTTACGTATGCTCAAAAAGTTGATTTTGAAGAGTATGATTTAAGCAATGGAATGCATGTTATTTTACATCAAGATAATACAGCACCAGTAGTAACAACATCTGTTATGTACCATGTAGGCGCGAAAGATGAGCAACCAAATAGGACAGGAATGGCTCACTTTTTTGAGCATTTATTATTTGAGGGTACAAAAAACATAAAAAAAGGAGAGTGGTTTAAAATAGTTTCCTCTAATGGAGGTACTAATAATGCTAACACTACCGATGATAGAACTTATTATTACGAGGTTTTTCCTTCTAATAATTTAGAATTAGGCTTATGGATGGAGTCTGAACGCTTATTACATCCAATTATTGGTCAAGAGGGTGTAGATACACAAAATGAGGTTGTAAAAGAAGAGAAGCGCTTACGTGTAGACAACCAACCTTACTCTCGTTTTTTAGAAAATGTTAAGAAAAACATGTTTAAAAAACATCCATATAAGGGAACTACTATAGGTAAGATGGAACATTTAGATGCTGCTACCTTAGAAGAATTCTTAGCATTTAATAAAAAATATTATGTTCCAAACAATGCTACTTTGGTAGTTGCAGGAGATTTTGAGCTTAAAGAAGCTAAACGACTTATAAAAGATTATTTTGAGCCTATACCTAGAGGTAAAGATATAGTAAGAAATTTTCCGAAAGAAGACCCTATTACAAAAGAGTTTTTTGCCAAAGCTTACGACCCTAACATTCAAATACCTGCAATTATGGCTGCTTATAGAACTCCTTCTATGAAAACCAGAGATGCTAGAGTGTTAGATATGATTTCTACTTACTTAAGTGGTGGAAAAAGCTCTGTACTTTATAAAAAATTAGTTGATACTAAAAAAATGGCTTTACAGGCTGGTGCAATAAACCTAAGTCAAGAAGATTATGGGACCTATATTTTATTTGCACTTCCGCTAGGAAATAACTCTTTACAAAGTTTAGTAAAAGAAATTGATGAAGAGGTTGTAAAACTTCAAACAAATTTAATTTCAGAAAAAGATTATCAAAAGCTACAAAATAAATTTGAAAACAACTTTGTGAATGCAAACTCAAGTGTAGAAGGTATTGCTAATTCATTAGCTCGCTACAATGTATTGTATGGTGATACTAATTTAATAAATACTGAAATTGATATTTATAGATCAATTACACGTGAGGAAATTAGAGACGTAGCAAAAAAATACTTAAACACTAACCAACGTTTGGTAATGGAATATTTACCAGAATCAAAAAAATAA
- the rplU gene encoding 50S ribosomal protein L21: protein MYAIVEIAGQQFKVAKDQKVYVHRLPEAEGSKVTFDNVMLIEDKGNVTIGAPAIEGAGVTAKILGHLKGDKVIVFKKKRRKGYKKKNGHRQYLTEIQIEGISASGVKKAAAKKETPKTEVKEESTDLSSMTVAELKALAKEKGISGYTSLKKAELIEALSK from the coding sequence ATGTACGCAATCGTAGAGATAGCAGGGCAGCAATTTAAAGTAGCAAAAGACCAAAAAGTATACGTACACCGTTTACCAGAAGCAGAAGGATCAAAAGTAACTTTTGATAATGTAATGCTTATTGAAGATAAAGGAAACGTAACTATTGGCGCCCCAGCTATAGAAGGTGCAGGAGTAACTGCAAAGATTTTAGGTCACTTAAAAGGTGATAAGGTAATCGTTTTCAAAAAGAAAAGAAGAAAAGGTTACAAAAAGAAAAATGGACACAGACAGTATTTAACTGAAATCCAAATCGAAGGAATTTCTGCATCAGGAGTTAAAAAGGCAGCAGCTAAAAAAGAAACTCCTAAAACAGAGGTTAAAGAAGAATCGACAGATTTAAGTTCAATGACTGTTGCAGAATTAAAAGCTTTAGCTAAAGAAAAAGGTATTTCAGGATACACTTCTTTAAAGAAAGCAGAATTAATTGAAGCATTAAGTAAATAA
- the rpmA gene encoding 50S ribosomal protein L27, producing the protein MAHKKGVGSSKNGRESESKRLGVKIFGGQAAIAGNIIVRQRGTQHNPGENVYMGKDHTLHAKVDGVVKFQKKRDNKSYVSVTPFEA; encoded by the coding sequence ATGGCTCATAAGAAAGGTGTCGGTAGTTCGAAGAACGGTCGTGAATCAGAATCGAAACGATTAGGAGTAAAGATTTTTGGAGGACAGGCTGCTATTGCAGGTAACATTATTGTTCGTCAAAGAGGAACTCAACACAATCCAGGTGAAAATGTTTACATGGGAAAAGATCATACTTTACATGCTAAAGTTGATGGTGTTGTAAAATTCCAAAAGAAAAGAGATAATAAATCATACGTTTCTGTTACTCCATTTGAGGCTTAG
- a CDS encoding LytR/AlgR family response regulator transcription factor — MLRAVIVDDEPKAIQGLSWELSTFENDIEIIETFTIAEKAIKFINENTIDCLFLDIEMPTMDGFQLLEKLENKNFAIIITTAYNEYAIKALKNQAIDYLLKPIDSDDLEETIGRIKQHYKKNNNTEKVEKILSSFNKKFNRRKITINTDGKLVFLAQDEILFVESDGNYSTIYTTGTNKKIVVTKKLKEINQLLPEDHFFRIHNSYIINLNKIKEFLKSDGYVVLENNHKIPVSRQRKSDFLEKF, encoded by the coding sequence ATGTTGAGAGCAGTTATAGTTGATGATGAACCTAAAGCAATACAAGGACTTTCTTGGGAATTGTCAACCTTTGAAAATGATATAGAAATCATAGAAACATTTACAATAGCAGAAAAAGCAATTAAATTTATTAACGAGAATACTATCGATTGTCTTTTTTTAGATATTGAAATGCCTACGATGGATGGGTTTCAATTACTAGAAAAATTAGAGAATAAAAATTTCGCTATAATCATTACTACAGCATATAATGAGTATGCTATAAAGGCTTTAAAAAACCAAGCTATAGATTATTTGCTGAAACCTATTGATTCCGATGATTTGGAAGAAACAATAGGAAGAATTAAACAACATTATAAGAAGAATAATAATACTGAAAAGGTAGAAAAAATATTATCAAGTTTTAATAAAAAATTTAATAGAAGAAAGATTACCATTAATACTGATGGAAAATTAGTTTTTCTAGCTCAAGATGAGATTTTATTTGTAGAATCTGATGGTAATTATTCAACAATATATACTACAGGAACTAATAAAAAAATAGTAGTAACAAAAAAACTAAAAGAAATAAATCAATTACTCCCCGAAGATCATTTTTTTAGAATACACAACTCATATATTATTAACTTGAATAAAATAAAAGAATTTTTGAAGTCTGACGGCTATGTTGTGTTAGAAAATAACCATAAGATTCCTGTTTCTAGACAGAGAAAATCTGATTTTCTTGAGAAGTTTTAA
- a CDS encoding tetratricopeptide repeat-containing sensor histidine kinase — MKKLIITTFLFFIVFLGFSQRDKNTIDSLIKLATEKKIDNYYDLQRLFKRKNFEEEEITFLLNKSKKVGYKLGEIHAYNLLGKYYRNNSFFDSSIKSHIRALDLSKEIKDVNAEIVTLNQIGVVYRRQDKIRSALNYHQMALELADKIEFPDVDTKISISISNNSIGNIYLALKQYQLALEKFKKSILIQEKTNDKRGLAINHQNIGLAFQNLGDIDAALEHYNKSLQYNVENNSSIGKVICHTSISKVLLLQGKYKEAYKYINEVVSVSEGIGNHYYTSDVYVTFGSVLLKLDSLDKAKVYLEESLEVANKHKIPSGVNHSNLYLSELYEKKKNYEKAYSFYKKAIEGERKTFNDKNILYVNNLINKYDNEVSNNKIKSLAKENEIAKLKLLRNRNVLIIALVSIALLGVLLYSIYRQRLLNNDKKILMLEQEALRIQMNPHFVFNALNSIKLYVINNEQKNAVYYLNKFSKLIRSILESSSVKEVTLSEELKTMNLYMSIENIRLSNEVNYIEKVDEGVNIERIKVPPLILQPFLENSIWHGLSSKKGKKEVSLSVTKISDEFIQIDIVDNGIGRDAAMKIRKNKSLNRRSIGIDLTKERLRNFANEYANNYSLIYTDIIDKEGNPKGTKVSLKIPIL, encoded by the coding sequence ATGAAAAAATTAATAATTACAACCTTTTTATTTTTCATTGTTTTTTTGGGGTTTTCACAAAGAGACAAAAACACAATAGATAGTTTAATTAAATTAGCTACTGAAAAAAAAATAGATAATTATTATGACTTACAGCGCCTTTTTAAACGTAAAAACTTTGAGGAAGAAGAAATAACTTTTCTTTTAAATAAAAGTAAAAAAGTAGGTTATAAATTAGGGGAAATACATGCCTATAACTTGTTAGGTAAATATTATCGAAATAATTCTTTTTTTGATAGTTCTATAAAAAGCCATATTAGAGCACTTGATTTATCAAAAGAAATTAAGGATGTAAACGCAGAAATTGTTACCTTAAATCAAATAGGCGTAGTATATCGACGACAAGATAAGATTAGGAGTGCATTGAATTATCATCAAATGGCACTGGAGTTAGCTGATAAGATTGAGTTTCCTGATGTTGATACTAAAATTAGTATTAGTATATCAAATAATAGTATTGGTAATATATACTTAGCTCTTAAACAATATCAATTAGCATTAGAAAAGTTTAAAAAATCAATTTTAATTCAAGAAAAAACAAATGATAAAAGAGGTTTAGCTATTAATCATCAAAATATAGGGCTTGCTTTCCAAAACCTTGGTGATATAGATGCTGCTTTGGAACATTATAATAAATCATTACAATATAATGTTGAAAATAATTCGAGTATAGGTAAGGTAATTTGTCATACTAGTATTAGCAAGGTTTTATTATTACAGGGTAAATATAAGGAGGCATACAAATACATAAACGAAGTAGTATCTGTTTCTGAAGGTATTGGTAATCATTATTATACTTCAGATGTCTATGTTACATTTGGAAGCGTATTATTAAAATTAGATAGTTTAGATAAAGCAAAAGTATACTTAGAAGAAAGTTTAGAAGTTGCTAATAAACATAAAATTCCATCAGGAGTAAACCATTCTAATCTATATTTATCAGAATTATATGAAAAAAAGAAGAATTATGAAAAAGCATATAGCTTTTATAAAAAAGCTATAGAAGGAGAGAGAAAAACATTTAACGATAAGAACATTTTATACGTTAATAACCTTATTAATAAGTATGATAATGAAGTAAGTAATAATAAAATAAAGAGTCTAGCAAAAGAGAATGAAATAGCTAAATTAAAACTATTAAGAAATAGAAATGTTTTAATTATAGCATTAGTTTCAATAGCTTTATTAGGGGTGTTATTATACTCAATTTACAGGCAACGCTTATTGAATAATGATAAGAAAATACTAATGTTAGAGCAAGAAGCTCTAAGAATTCAAATGAATCCACACTTTGTGTTTAACGCATTAAATTCAATAAAACTATACGTTATTAATAATGAGCAGAAAAATGCTGTATATTACTTAAATAAGTTTTCAAAACTAATTCGAAGTATTTTAGAATCTTCATCTGTAAAGGAGGTAACATTAAGTGAAGAACTAAAAACAATGAATTTATATATGAGTATTGAAAATATTCGATTATCTAACGAAGTAAACTATATAGAAAAAGTAGATGAAGGTGTAAATATTGAAAGAATAAAAGTTCCACCACTTATATTGCAACCTTTCTTAGAAAATTCTATTTGGCATGGACTTTCATCTAAGAAAGGAAAAAAAGAAGTTTCGTTGTCAGTTACAAAAATATCAGACGAATTTATACAAATTGATATTGTAGATAATGGAATTGGTAGGGACGCGGCTATGAAAATTAGAAAAAACAAGTCGCTAAATCGCAGATCTATAGGTATAGATTTAACCAAAGAACGATTACGAAACTTTGCCAACGAATATGCTAATAATTATTCATTAATTTATACAGATATAATTGACAAAGAAGGAAACCCTAAAGGCACCAAAGTTTCGTTGAAAATACCAATACTTTAA
- the dinB gene encoding DNA polymerase IV, with protein sequence MELQPPFRKIIHVDMDAFYASVEQLDNPELRGKPVAVGGSEIRGVVSAASYEARKFGVRSAMSGVLAKQKCPHIIFVPPRFDRYKEISSKIRKIFYDYTDLVEPLSLDEAYLDVTENKKGNPSASMIAQEIRQRIWEELELRASAGISINKFIAKVASDINKPNGQKTINPEEVLEFLEQLPVNKFYGVGKVTAAKMHNLGIFTGLDLKQKSLEELSKLFGKSGVHYYNIVRGIHNSAVKPNRIRKSIAAETTFRENLSSEVFMLERLDKIADELERRMKKSNTKGKTVTLKIKYSDFTQQTRSKTTNHYLQFKKEFYPIVKELLYQDTLNNSVRLLGISFSNLNTEKTEPVWVQLRFDF encoded by the coding sequence ATGGAATTACAACCTCCTTTTCGTAAAATTATTCATGTAGATATGGATGCTTTTTATGCATCTGTTGAGCAATTGGATAATCCTGAACTAAGAGGAAAACCAGTTGCTGTGGGTGGTAGTGAGATACGAGGTGTGGTTTCTGCTGCCAGTTACGAAGCTAGAAAATTTGGAGTTCGTTCTGCCATGAGTGGTGTGTTGGCTAAACAAAAATGTCCACACATCATCTTTGTACCTCCTAGATTTGATCGTTACAAAGAAATTTCTTCTAAAATTAGGAAGATATTTTACGATTATACCGATTTGGTAGAACCTCTATCGCTAGATGAAGCTTACTTAGATGTTACTGAAAACAAAAAAGGAAATCCGTCGGCTAGTATGATTGCCCAAGAAATTCGTCAACGAATTTGGGAAGAATTAGAGCTACGAGCATCCGCAGGAATTTCTATTAATAAATTTATAGCCAAAGTAGCTTCAGACATTAATAAACCTAACGGACAGAAAACTATTAATCCAGAAGAGGTTCTTGAATTTTTAGAGCAACTTCCTGTGAATAAGTTTTATGGAGTAGGTAAAGTTACCGCTGCAAAAATGCATAACCTTGGTATTTTTACAGGCCTAGATTTAAAACAAAAATCATTAGAAGAGCTTTCCAAGTTGTTTGGAAAATCGGGAGTACATTATTACAATATTGTTAGAGGCATTCATAATTCAGCAGTAAAACCTAATCGAATTCGAAAGTCAATCGCTGCTGAAACTACTTTTAGAGAAAATCTATCTTCAGAGGTTTTTATGTTAGAACGTCTTGATAAAATTGCTGACGAACTAGAACGTCGAATGAAAAAATCAAATACTAAGGGAAAAACCGTAACTCTTAAAATTAAATACAGTGATTTTACGCAACAAACACGTAGTAAAACTACCAACCATTACCTACAATTTAAAAAAGAGTTCTACCCTATTGTAAAAGAGTTATTGTACCAAGATACACTTAATAACTCTGTTAGGTTATTAGGAATTTCTTTTAGTAATTTAAACACAGAGAAAACTGAACCTGTTTGGGTACAGTTACGATTTGATTTTTAA
- a CDS encoding ferredoxin, which produces MVVITLQRNKCIGCNYCVELAPAQFQMSKKDGKSVLLHSTEKKGFFTIKSHDDSIFEASYEAKKACPVKIIEVKQV; this is translated from the coding sequence ATGGTTGTAATTACGTTACAAAGAAACAAATGTATTGGCTGTAATTATTGTGTAGAGTTAGCTCCAGCACAATTTCAAATGTCTAAAAAGGATGGAAAATCTGTTTTATTACATTCTACAGAAAAAAAAGGTTTCTTTACCATAAAATCACACGATGATAGTATTTTTGAAGCTTCTTATGAAGCAAAAAAGGCCTGTCCTGTTAAAATTATTGAAGTAAAACAAGTATAG
- a CDS encoding peptidase U32 family protein, which yields MQKIELMAPAGNFESLQAALDNGCDSVYFGVEQLNMRARASINFTLDDLEEISRRCSEKNVRTYLTLNTIVYDHDLSIVKTLIKRAKEANITAVIAMDQAVIAMARAEGMEVHISTQINITNIETVKFYAMFADTVVLSRELSLRQVKKITEQIEKEEIKGPSGRLLEIEIFGHGALCMAVSGKCYMSLHSHNSSANRGACKQNCRKKYTVIDQESGFEMELDNEYIMSPKDLCTIDFLDQVADAGIKVLKIEGRGRAPEYVAKVIKCYRDAIDSLHNGTYDKEKVISWMQELEKVYNRGFWNGYYLGQKLGEWSKEPGSHATQKKVYLGKGMHYFPKAEIGEFKIEAYDLAIGDTILITGPTTGTQEMELKSMFVNDKEAQTATKGDEVTMKLDFRIRPSDKLYKIVKTEFAKN from the coding sequence ATGCAAAAGATTGAGTTAATGGCTCCTGCTGGTAATTTTGAATCGTTACAGGCAGCTTTAGACAATGGATGTGATTCAGTATATTTTGGTGTGGAGCAATTAAATATGCGTGCTCGAGCATCTATTAATTTTACCTTAGATGATTTAGAAGAAATATCACGTAGATGTTCAGAAAAAAATGTTCGTACCTATTTGACTTTAAATACGATTGTTTATGATCATGATTTATCGATTGTAAAAACTTTAATCAAAAGAGCCAAAGAAGCTAATATTACTGCGGTAATTGCAATGGATCAAGCTGTAATTGCAATGGCTAGAGCAGAAGGTATGGAAGTCCACATTTCTACTCAAATTAACATTACCAATATCGAAACGGTTAAGTTTTATGCCATGTTTGCTGACACTGTGGTATTGAGTAGAGAATTGAGTTTACGTCAAGTAAAAAAGATTACCGAACAAATTGAAAAAGAAGAAATCAAAGGACCTTCTGGTCGTTTGTTAGAAATTGAAATTTTTGGTCACGGAGCACTTTGTATGGCTGTTTCTGGGAAATGTTATATGAGTTTGCATTCACACAACTCATCTGCAAATAGAGGAGCCTGCAAACAAAATTGTCGTAAAAAATATACAGTGATTGATCAAGAATCTGGTTTTGAAATGGAATTAGATAATGAGTACATCATGTCTCCAAAAGATTTATGTACTATCGATTTCTTAGATCAAGTTGCAGATGCTGGGATTAAAGTATTGAAGATTGAAGGTCGCGGTCGTGCTCCTGAATATGTAGCTAAAGTTATCAAATGTTACCGTGATGCCATTGATAGTTTACACAATGGAACTTACGATAAAGAGAAGGTTATTAGCTGGATGCAAGAATTGGAAAAAGTATACAATCGTGGTTTTTGGAATGGATATTACTTAGGTCAAAAATTAGGAGAGTGGAGCAAAGAACCTGGTTCACACGCTACTCAAAAGAAAGTATACTTAGGAAAAGGAATGCACTATTTTCCTAAAGCTGAAATAGGTGAGTTTAAAATTGAAGCATACGATTTAGCAATTGGCGATACTATTCTAATCACAGGACCTACTACAGGTACTCAAGAAATGGAATTAAAAAGCATGTTTGTAAATGATAAGGAAGCACAAACTGCTACCAAGGGTGATGAAGTTACTATGAAACTAGACTTCAGAATTCGTCCATCAGATAAATTATACAAAATTGTAAAAACTGAATTTGCTAAAAATTAA
- the trhO gene encoding oxygen-dependent tRNA uridine(34) hydroxylase TrhO has product MQLYNKLSAEERAKLIDDAGKDRITISFYQYHKIENPTLFRNKLFLEWNELDVLGRTYVSYEGINAQISVPSENFLALKKQLDSISFLNGIRLNVAIEHDNKSFLKLKVKVRNKIVADGLNDDTFDVTNKGVHLNAKEFNEMLADPNTVCVDMRNHYESEIGHFDGAVTPDVDTFRDSLDIIEEDLKDHKEDKNLLMYCTGGIRCEKASAYYKHKGFKNVFQLEGGIIEYTRQVKSEGLENKFLGKNFVFDHRRAEKISDDVIANCHQCGKPCDTHTNCANEGCHLLFIQCDECAEKMENTCSPECQDIIHLPYEEQKELRKGKHASNKIFKKGRSEALKFKK; this is encoded by the coding sequence ATGCAACTGTACAACAAGTTAAGCGCAGAAGAACGCGCTAAATTAATTGATGATGCGGGTAAAGACCGTATTACTATCTCATTCTATCAATATCATAAGATAGAAAACCCAACTTTATTTAGAAATAAATTATTCCTTGAATGGAACGAACTAGATGTTTTAGGAAGAACATACGTTTCATACGAAGGAATCAATGCTCAAATATCTGTTCCCTCAGAAAACTTTCTAGCGTTAAAAAAACAACTAGATAGTATTTCTTTTTTAAATGGAATTCGTTTAAACGTAGCTATTGAGCACGATAATAAATCGTTTTTAAAACTAAAAGTAAAAGTTCGTAACAAAATTGTTGCTGACGGATTAAACGATGACACTTTTGACGTTACTAACAAAGGAGTTCATTTAAATGCAAAAGAGTTTAATGAAATGCTAGCAGATCCAAATACGGTTTGTGTAGATATGCGTAACCATTACGAAAGTGAAATTGGACATTTTGATGGTGCAGTAACCCCAGATGTTGATACGTTTAGAGACTCGTTAGATATTATTGAAGAAGATTTAAAAGACCATAAAGAAGATAAAAACTTATTAATGTATTGTACAGGTGGAATTCGATGTGAAAAAGCCTCTGCCTACTACAAACATAAAGGCTTTAAAAATGTTTTCCAACTTGAAGGTGGAATTATTGAATATACTCGTCAGGTAAAATCAGAAGGTTTAGAAAACAAGTTTTTAGGTAAGAATTTTGTTTTTGATCACCGAAGAGCTGAAAAAATTTCTGATGATGTAATTGCCAATTGTCATCAATGTGGAAAACCTTGTGACACACATACCAATTGTGCTAACGAAGGTTGTCACTTATTATTCATTCAATGTGATGAATGTGCTGAAAAAATGGAAAACACCTGTTCTCCTGAATGTCAAGACATCATTCATTTACCATACGAAGAGCAAAAAGAATTGCGTAAAGGGAAACACGCAAGCAATAAGATATTTAAAAAAGGACGTTCAGAAGCTTTAAAATTTAAAAAGTAA